A portion of the Rhinolophus sinicus isolate RSC01 linkage group LG16, ASM3656204v1, whole genome shotgun sequence genome contains these proteins:
- the LOC109460315 gene encoding E3 ubiquitin-protein ligase RNF113A, whose translation MAGQLSPGKATDQVCTFLFKKPGRKGAAGRRKRRVCDAEPADSSSSSSGEEGGAVVRPAMKRASPNPMIQKTHSRGKPKAEGDHEPESLRVVYRSTHSTKPVGPEDMGATAGYELDTEKERDAQANFECSQKIQEEVRGKADDKIYRGINNYPKYMKPKDTSMGSASSAMVRKGPLRAPKHLRATVRWDYQPDICKDYKETGFCGFGDSCKFLHDRSDYKHGWQIERELDEGRYGVSDNENYEVPGRKEEEIPFKCLICRQTFQNPVVTKCRHYFCESCALQHFGTTPRCYVCDQPTNGVFRPARELIAKLEKHRAAEESGTSDFPEDPNEGPEKQDTRPGHADGDNSSKTKHEQPSKGS comes from the coding sequence ATGGCAGGGCAACTTTCTCCCGGAAAGGCGACAGACCAGGTGTGCACCTTCCTGTTCAAAAAGCCTGGGCGCAAAGGGGCTGCAGGCCGCAGGAAGCGCCGGGTCTGCGATGCAGAGCCCgcagacagcagcagcagcagcagcggcgaGGAAGGGGGCGCTGTGGTTCGCCCGGCAATGAAGCGGGCGTCTCCCAATCCCATGATACAGAAGACCCACAGCCGTGGGAAACCCAAGGCGGAGGGAGATCATGAGCCCGAGAGTCTCCGTGTGGTCTACAGATCCACCCACTCCACGAAACCCGTGGGCCCAGAGGATATGGGGGCGACTGCGGGCTACGAGCTGGACACGGAGAAGGAGCGTGACGCACAAGCCAATTTTGAGTGCAGCCAGAAGAtccaggaggaggtgaggggcaAGGCAGATGACAAGATCTATCGGGGAATCAATAACtatccaaaatacatgaagccCAAGGATACGTCTATGGGCAGTGCTTCCTCCGCGATGGTGCGCAAGGGCCCGCTCCGGGCTCCCAAGCATCTACGTGCCACCGTGCGCTGGGATTACCAGCCTGACATTTGTAAAGACTACAAGGAGACTGGCTTTTGCGGGTTTGGAGACAGCTGTAAATTCCTCCATGACCGTTCGGATTACAAGCATGGGTGGCAGATTGAACGTGAGCTAGATGAGGGTCGCTATGGTGTCAGTGACAACGAAAACTATGAAGTTccgggaaggaaggaggaggaaatacCATTCAAGTGTTTGATCTGTCGCCAGACCTTTCAAAACCCGGTTGTGACCAAGTGCAGGCATTACTTCTGCGAGAGCTGTGCGCTGCAGCATTTCGGCACCACCCCACGCTGCTATGTCTGTGACCAGCCGACCAATGGCGTCTTCAGGCCAGCCAGAGAATTGATTGCTAAACTGGAGAAGCACCGAGCTGCCGAAGAGAGTGGTACTTCCGATTTCCCAGAAGACCCCAATGAGGGTCCAGAAAAGCAAGACACAAGGCCAGGACATGCTGATGGTGACAACTCATCTAAAACTAAACATGAGCAACCAAGTAAAGGCTCTTAG